The proteins below come from a single Aspergillus oryzae RIB40 DNA, chromosome 5 genomic window:
- a CDS encoding alpha/beta hydrolase family esterase (predicted protein) translates to MRPTLASFCVAAAELAINAAAASSSGCGTNPSLSNGLNYMDVNGQSREYIIQAPDNYDASTPHKLVIGYHWRDGTMNNVVENGFYGLSSLAGDVPTVFIAPQGLSNGWANANGDDITFTDQLLEAIESSFCIDQDRRFATGWSWGGGMSYSVACSRADVFRAVAVLSGAEISGCDGGSVPIAYFGQHGISDSVLNVELGRTLRDHYAQVNGCDAATPPEPGVGSGTHVVTDYTGCAEGYPVQWVAFDGDHEPLPSDGGSSDSFTPGLIWDFFSQF, encoded by the coding sequence ATGCGTCCTACTTTGGCCTCATTCTGTGTCGCAGCTGCAGAATTAGCCATCAATGCCGCTGCAGCTAGCTCCTCTGGATGCGGCACAAATCCAAGCCTCAGCAACGGTCTCAACTACATGGACGTCAACGGGCAGTCTCGGGAGTACATCATTCAAGCCCCCGACAACTATGATGCCAGCACTCCTCACAAACTTGTGATAGGGTACCACTGGCGGGACGGCACCATGAACAATGTCGTTGAAAACGGATTCTACGGGCTGAGCTCCCTGGCCGGGGATGTACCCACCGTCTTCATTGCTCCCCAAGGGCTGAGCAACGGCTGGGCCAACGCCAACGGTGACGATATCACATTCACCGACCAACTCCTCGAAGCGATCGAATCTTCCTTCTGCATTGATCAGGACCGCCGTTTCGCCACCGGCTGGAGCTGGGGGGGAGGCATGAGCTACTCGGTGGCCTGTTCGCGCGCCGACGTCTTCCGCGCGGTTGCGGTTCTTTCCGGTGCTGAAATAAGTGGCTGTGATGGCGGATCTGTTCCCATTGCCTATTTCGGTCAGCATGGAATTAGCGATAGCGTGCTAAACGTCGAGCTTGGCCGGACATTGCGAGACCACTATGCTCAGGTGAATGGCTGTGATGCTGCGACTCCCCCTGAACCCGGGGTTGGAAGCGGAACCCATGTGGTAACGGATTATACGGGTTGTGCTGAGGGCTATCCTGTCCAGTGGGTTGCTTTTGATGGCGACCACGAACCACTTCCTTCGGACGGAGGTTCCTCGGATTCTTTTACCCCCGGTCTCATTTGGGATTTTTTCTCTCAGTTCTAA
- a CDS encoding uncharacterized protein (predicted protein), whose product MFFPRVLFKEVLVGSSLGPSTQQEHKSLRGRRRNKSKLGCRECKAKRVKCDEAYPTCKRCQRHGLVCSSAPRPTQWQVETPWLSLQPKTHVNPRLLQYWLEKVSQASVIDPENNPFSFPLLEHIAQSPALLHAIQSVSASHEQYFPANTPILALEERGKAIACLRKEINQIQRASYTHLLTIMLLALTQIADSDPKDYGKQHLFGARAVINSMLRDTSTSTTNDPVVRLCLGIYLYWDMCSSFLVDTCEPQDLNLLNISVAVHRMGDWHHPMYGTCSRLLLIIANVGRYCRQIHDMPQSRSQVQEAILEAQLRTWATSPPNPDLGHLYEAFRNHGLVFLYRSRAHAQRGYATDPDVTEAQESLIQQYAEETVRHLLIIPDSSCSLNFQSLPLFAAGSELTESNHFLRDEVRGRLRAIYSLNRLPANLMALQLVEELWDARDSGTPSFWLSHTLQKDWRLLLTAH is encoded by the exons ATGTTCTTTCCCCGTGTACTCTTCAAAGAAGTGCTAGTCGGCTCTTCTCTGGGCCCGAGCACGCAGCAGGAGCACAAGTCTCTACGAGGTCGACGGCGAAACAAGAGCAAATTAGGCTGTCGAGAATGCAAGGCAAAACGGGTCAAATGCGACGAGGCCTATCCGACGTGCAAGCGGTGCCAGCGTCACGGTCTTGTCTGTTCGTCAGCCCCGCGGCCAACACAGTGGCAAGTTGAGACACCGTGGCTCTCACTGCAGCCTAAAACGCATGTCAATCCAAGGCTCCTACAGTATTGGCTGGAGAAAGTCAGCCAAGCGTCCGTTATAGATCCTGAAAACAATCcgttctctttccctcttttggAACACATTGCCCAATCGCCCGCCCTGCTCCATGCTATCCAGTCAGTCAGTGCCAGCCATGAGCAGTACTTTCCGGCCAACACTCCCATTCTAGCCCTTGAGGAACGTGGCAAAGCCATAGCTTGCCTTCGGAAAGAGATAAATCAGATCCAACGCGCTTCTTACACACATCTTTTGACCATTATGCTGCTGGCTCTGACGCAAATTGCCGATTCTGACCCGAAAGATTACGGAAAACAGCATTTATTTGGTGCCCGCGCTGTGATCAACAGTATGCTCCGAGACACATCTACGTCAACGACTAATGACCCTGTGGTTCGACTCTGTCTGGGAATCTATCTTTACTGGGACATGTGCAGTTCATTCTTGGTAGATACATGTGAGCCACAGGATCTCAACTTATTGAACATATCCGTCGCGGTACACAGGATGGGAGACTGGCACCATCCAATGTACGGAACATGTAGCCGATTACTCCTTATCATAGCGAATGTCGGACGATATTGCCGACAGATACATGATATGCCACAGAGCCGCAGCCAGGTGCAAGAAGCCATACTGGAGGCTCAACTTAGGACCTGGGCGACGAGTCCCCCAAATCCGGACCTGGGCCACTTATATGAAGCATTCCGCAACCACGGGCTCGTTTTCCTTTATCGATCTCGTGCACATGCACAGAGAGGTTATGCCACGGATCCAGATGTGACTGAAGCACAAGAGTCTTTGATCCAACAGTACGCCGAAGAGACAGTCCGCCATCTGCTAATAATTCCTGACTCCTCGTGCTCCCTTAATTTtcaatctctccctcttttcgCAGCCGGATCCGAATTGACTGAGTCGAATCACTTCCTGCGCGATGAAGTGCGTGGCAGACTGCGAGCCATCTATTCTTTGAATCGCCTTCCCGCCAATTTAATGGCCCTTCAACTCGTCGAAGAACTCTGGGATGCCCGAGACAGTGGTACCCCCTCCTTCTGGCTATCACACACGTTGCAGAAGGATTGGCGATTGCTTCTAAC GGCTCATTAA